DNA sequence from the Coleofasciculaceae cyanobacterium genome:
TGTCTCTTGCTACAATCCATATTTGGATTAATCGAATTTTATTAGTGGGATAGTTTCACTGTCCAAATCCAGAATTTGTTGTTCTTGTTTCCTACGAAGGTCTGTAGTTCATCGATTTCGGTAATTTCAGGTATTTCCGAATCTTGTGGTTCATCAGACAACGATTCTCCTGCTTCTTCAACCCAATTGATAATAGTTGTATGATCTATCTCCGTTATTCTGGCAATTGCCCTGAATCCCATACCATTGAGATACATTTTTAAACAGAGCTGTTTTTCTGCTGCTGGGTATGCTCGCTTAATCGGATTTTCTACATATTGGCAGCCATATGCGAAGCGGTATCCTTTAGGACAGTTTTTACATCTGAATGATTGCTTTCCTGGACGAAAACCATTCTTTTTCTTTGGCGATGATTTACATCTGGGGCAGTCCATTGCTTTACCAGGGTTTTTTACATCCTTATTTTAAACTCCATAACATTACGCATTCATCAACGCCCAAAATCTTTTATAACTTAAATCCAGTTAAAGAGCCTATTGCTAATTTTACTTTTCATCAACAGTGGTTAAATCAAGGGGAATGAAAAACCACTTTGAATAACCTACGTTTAATTATTCAACCAACTGTCTTATTCTGGATGATTATTCCTTGGTTGGACGTTTTCCCTAACCGTTCTTTACTACTTTGTTTTCATCGACTGATCGCTACTATGAATCAATTTTCTTTTTATTTTCCTAGAGTATTGAGCGAAGATGGCAAAGGTTTGTCGCCAATAATCGGATTAAGGTTAGAGCTTTATATGTACCTCTGGTGATGGCTGCAATCAATAATTGGAAGCAGCAGAGACTGTACTTAGCATTAAATACAAAATGCTCTCGAATCAATTCTGCATCATTCATCTCTCAGTGGTATGTGGAAACAGAGCAGTTCCTTTCTTATGGAAAGTCTTATCGCACAAAAGTTCTACAGTAGCTTTTGCTGAATATAAATTAGTGCTGAAACTAGCACAGCGGTTATTATCAAGCCATCCAAACTTACGCATCCTTGAGAAATTTAGCAACGGTATGGACATCTTTATCGCCCCGTCCAGAACAGCAAATCACAATACAGGGGCTGCCAATTAGCTGGGGACAGAGGGTTTCGAGATAGGCGATCGCATGAGAAGTTTCCAAAGCGGGAATTATTCCTTCTAGTTGGGACAGAAGTTGGAAAGCAGCCAAAGCTTGCGTATCGGTTACGCTATAGTATTCAGCGCGATCGCTAGTTTTTAAATAACTGTGTTCTGGTCCGACACCCGGGTAGTCTAGTCCCGCACTAATGGAATGTGGCTCGATAATTTGACCTTCTTCGTCCTGTAGTAAGTAACTCATCGCGCCATGCAAAACCCCAGTTCGACCTTTAGTTAGGGTTGCTGCATGTTTGCCCGTGTCAACTCCTTCTCCAGCAGCTTCAACACCAATCAAACGTACTGAGGGTTCTCTAACAAATTCGTGGAACAATCCCATCGCATTAGAACCTCCACCAACACAAGCCAGAAGAATATCTGGTAGTCCTTGCCACTTTTGTTGAGATTGACCGCGAGTTTCCCGACCGATAATAGCTTGGAAGTCCCGCACCATCATCGGATAGGGATGAGGACCAGCAACCGAACCCAAGATATAGTGAGTTGTTTCTACATTAGTTACCCAATCTCTAATTGCCTCACTAGTGGCATCTTTTAAAGTTCCCGTTCCAGCTTCTACTGGATGCACTTTGGCATCCATCAGGCGCATCCGAAAGACATTAAGGGCTTGTCGTTCCATATCGTGAATGCCCATATAAATGACGCACTCCAAACCAAAACGAGCGCAAACAGTGGCAGTAGCAACACCGTGTTGTCCCGCTCCAGTTTCGGCAATTATACGTTTTTTATTCATACGCTTGGCGAGCAGCACTTGCCCGATCGCGTTATTAATTTTGTGCGCCCCCGTATGGTTTAAATCCTCGCGCTTGAGGTAAATTTGTGGCTTTATGCCATCGGGTCGAGCGTAATATTCACTCAGGCGTTGAGCGTAATAAAGTGGAGTTGGTCGTCCGACATAATTTGCTAATAGCTCTTGAAATTCTTGCTGGAACTGCGGATCGTCGCGATATTTGGCTAACGCCGTTTCTAGTTCGCTTAAAGCTGGCATCAAAGTTTCGGGAACGTACTTGCCCCCAAATTTACCAAAACGACCTAGAGCATCGGGTTGTTGAGCAGGAGTGGGATTTACAGGTTGAGTATTTGTACTATCTAGTAACATAAGAATCTTCTCAAGATTGAATTGTGGTTGAATAGTTGGTTGGGACTAAAGAGGCTTAGGAAATAGCTGTTTTTAATTCGCTACAAAAATCTCGAACCGAGCGCAATCGGTTGTAGGGAGTACCTTCTGCCAAACGCTGTACAAAGGCACTGCCAACAATTACCCCATCCGCGCCCCAATCTATTACTTGTCGAGCTTGTTCGGGAGTGGAAATTCCAAAACCAACACCAATCGGCTTATCGGTAACACTGCGAATATCGGCGATTACATCTTTGACTTGCGTTTGAATTTGAGAACGCACTCCCGTAACACCCGTAACGCTGACCAAATAAATAAAGCCACGAGATTTCATGGCGATCACTTCAATCCGCTCTTTGGAGCTAGTGGGAGTTACTAGCAAAATGACTTCAATGCCTACTGCATCAGCCTGTTTTAATAACTCGTCGGCCTCTTCTATAGGTAAATCGGGAACGACTAAACCTTTGATGCCTGCAATAACAAGCTGTTGCATAAAGGTTTCGATGCCCAAGTTGAGGATCGGGTTGTAGTAGGTAAATAAGATTAAGGGCGATCGCAAACTGCGAGTTAGAGATTGAGCCATTTCTAAAACGCTAGCTAACTTAACTCCTTTTTCGAGGGCGCGGGTTGCTGCAGCCTGAATTACAGGACCATCAGCGAGAGGATCGGAGTAAGGAACTCCTAGTTCGATGAAATCTGCATTAGCATCCAAAACTTTTAGAGCTTCGGCTGTCAATTCTAGATCGGGATCTCCTGCGGTTAAAAAGGGGATTAGGGCAGGCTGATTATTTTGACGTAAAGATTCAAAGCATTGCGAGATCGTATTCATAATTAAGCATTCTGGTGAAGAGATTAATCTGGAATTTTGTTATTTAACAATTTAATAGGTCTTTTACTGCCCGTTTGAGGTTGGTTTGCCTAATTAGGGATTCCCCGACTAAAACTGCCGTAGCACCTGCTTTAGCCACAAAAGATAAATCTGCTGGAGTAGATAAACCAGACTCGCTGACAATTGTTATGCGTCGGCTATTTATTTGTTTTTGCCGTTGTAGTAGTAAGCGTTGAGTTGTTTGCAGATCGACGCTAAAGTCTTGGAGATGGCGGTTGTTGATCCCAATTAATTCCACATCAAATAGAGTTAACACGCGATCGAGTTCCCCTAGGGTATGGACTTCTATTAATGCGGTCAGGTCTAGGCTGCGTGCGATTTGTATAAACTCTGTCAGCACTTCATTGCTTAAAATAGCGGCAATCAAAAGAATCGCATCTGCACCATTAACCCGTGCTAAATAAATTTGGTAGGGGTCAATAATAAATTCCTTACATAGCAGAGGTAATGTTACTTTTTCTCTAACCTTCTGCAAATTGGCAAAACTACCTTGGAAAAACTTTTCATCAGTTAATACAGAAAGACAGGTAGCACCACCTAATTCGTAGGCTTGAGCGATCGCGCTCGGCTCAAAATCGGCACGAATTATTCCCTTACTAGGAGAAGCTTTTTTAACCTCAGCAATTAAGCTGGGTTTAGAAGAATTTTGTCGTAAAGCTGCCAAGAAATTTCTGGTAACAGGAGCAGTTTTTATTTGTTCTTGGAGAGTAGCTAGAGATAGTCTTTCAGTTCTTTGAGCAACTTCTTGTAGCTTATAATCAGCAATTTCTTGAAGTATTGTTTTAGGTCTAACGGGATTAACATTCATGTCGATCATTACTAGTAATCCTATTTGATTTCAAAAATTACAAGTTTTGTTAGAGGGAATAGCGCGAAGTTTTCCTAAACAAAGGTTTTGAACCGCATGTAGCAAACTTCCTAAGAAGGCATTGGGAAAAATAAAGTAGTCTTTTGCAGAGATGAAATTTAAAAGTCAAGAAGAGTTTTGAGGGAAGAATATTCTTCTTTCTTCTTCCCGCCACTGTTTTCTACTCAAACTTGAGAAATCTTGTTTCTTTTTATCCTTTTAAGTAGCGTAAATTTGGGATAACTTAAAATTTTTACTGTTTCGCGATCGGGTTAGTTACTTTCCTATGGACGCTTAAGTCATTATAGGCTAAAGGTTGTAGGCTACAGGCTACAAGGTTATAGGCTATAGGCTACAACCCGATCTGACATTAAGTCATATTTCCTACTAATGAAGAAGCAGAGAAGTTGACAGGATTGGTATAGTTGCGAATTGTGTTATCGATAATGCTCTGACCGATTCCTCCATCCAAAGTCATAATAGATTCTGGATGGAACTGTACGGCAGCGATAGGTAACGTCCGATGTTCGATGCCCATAATTACTCCATCTTCGGTAATGGCGGTAACTTTTAATTCCGCAGGTAGTCGATCAGACAAAGCGTATAGAGAATGGTATCGACCAACTTCAAAGGATGTTGGTAGATCTTGGAATAGTTTAGAGCCGTCAGCGATAACAGAAATTTGAGATACCTTACCATGTTGGGGATAGTCAAGAACTCCTAGTTCTCCGCCAAAGGCTTCGACAATACTTTGCAATCCCAAACATACGCCAAAGATAGGAATTTGTCGTTTCTGACAGGCGGCAATAGTTGCTGCTACTTTAAAATCAGTAGGTCTGCCAGGGCCAGGAGATAAGACTACTAGGTCGGGTTGTTCTTCGTCTAACAGCGATTTGGCAAAACCATGCCGAATTGTTTTTACTGTTGCACCAGTTTGACGTATATAGTTAGCGAGAGTATGTACAAAAGAATCTTCGTGATCGATTAGCAAGACGCGCTTGCTAATTCCTGGCTCGGTTTGCTGTTGTTGTAGATTAGAGTCAACCAAGATGCGATCGCTAACATTTTGGGCTTGTTCTAAGGTTTGAAATAAAGCCGCTGCTTTAGTAATGGTTTCCTGGGCTTCTGCTTCTGGATCGGAATCATAGAGAACTGTTGCCCCCGCACGGACTTCGGCGATCGTATTTTGTAAGCGAATAGTCCGCAGAATTAAACCCGTGTTTAAGTTGCCATCAAAAGTTAAATAGCCAACTGCACCGCCATACCAACGTCGGGCACTACCCTCGCGCTGCTCGATAAATTCTATTGCCCAGCGTTTAGGAGCGCCTGTAACCGTTACCGCCCAAAGATGGGTTAGAAAGGCATCTAGAGCATCAAACTCAGCTCGCATCAAACCTTCTACGTGGTCTACAGTGTGGATTAAATGGCTGTACATTTCAATCTGACGACGACCAATTACCCTCACCGAGCCAGGTTCGCAGATTCGCGATTTATCGTTACGATCCACGTCCGTACACATAGTTAACTCTGATTTATCTTTGTCGGAGTTGAGCAGCTTTTGAATCTGCAAAGAATCTTCAATGGCATCTTTTCCTCGGCGGATCGTGCCACTAATGGGACAGGTTTCTACCCTTCTGCCATTAACCTTGACAAACATTTCCGGAGAAGCACCAATGAGATATTCCCCCCCTAAGTTAAAAATAAATCCATAGGGACTGGGATTTATTTCTTTAAGGATGCGGAACAATTGAGTAGGGGATTTCGTACAGTGCTTGGAGAAGTTTTGACTGGGTACAACTTCAAACAAATCTCCTCGGCGGAAATATTCTAGGGCTTCTCTAACCCGATCCTCATACTCTCCTGGTTGATGGTCGCAGGCTCGATCAGGGGTTAGATTCTTACCTTTGTAATCGATCTTTTCACCACTACGAGGTAAATCTTTAGTAGTATCATTTTGAGTCACAAATTCATATTGCAAGCGATATCCTTGCTGCTGATAATAATCAACAACTAATAGTTCGTCAGGAAGATATAGTACCAAATCCCGTTGGTCTGACTCTCGCTGTTGCCGTTTGGACATTTGCTCGAACTGAAACACTAGGTCGTAGCCAAACGCACCGTAAAGTCCCAAGTGTTCGTCTTCAGAACTACTAAATAGCCGAATAATTTCTCGAACCACAGTAAAAACTGATGGTTGGCGACTGCGTTCTTCTTCAGAAAATACTTGTTTTGTTGGTTTAACCGAGCCAAAAAGTTGACGTTCTTCTTTTTCTAAAGATACTAGTCCAGAGAGGTTGGATAAAGCTTCGGCTAGATACTCCAGCAACACTATTCCGCGATCGTTATGTGCTGTGAGAGTGAAACTATTATCGCGAGTTGCTAGTTCTAAAGGTGGATTAACAAATCCGATCGCCCATCTATTGTAACGTCCTGGATATTCATACTGACTTTCCAATAAACCTCCCCGTTGAGAATCAAGACGTAGTAAAATTTCTTCTAAGGCAGTTTGGGTCGAGATCTTATCAACAGTACGGGAGACAAAAATACCGCCTTGAGTAGTGTAAAAATGTGGATCTAAATGCATTGAGAATTCCTCTTACTAATTGGGTGAATCTGGACTGTTCAAGAAAACTCGATCAACTAATAATTAATCAAGGAAAAGGAATAAGAACCGATCGGCTTTATAGATTAAGTAGGGTATAGTTAGCGCAACTCGTAACCCATTATTTAGATTGGCAATTTTATTAAATTCTCATTCCCAAACACAGTTTGTGTGCGATCGCTTTTTGCTGAGATTAGAATCTAGACTCAGACCAAGAATTAACCTGGAATTTTTTACCTGTAGGAAAAGATGGTGTTTTACCACGACCGTAGAATTGAGCTAGTGGCATTACTTCGTGCATCAGTCGGCTAAAACCTTCTGGTGTCAGAGATTGAGGACCATCAGACATCGCTTGGGCTGGGTTGGGGTGAACCTCAATCATCAAAGAATCAGTACCAGCTGCGATCGCAGCCATTGCCATTGTAGGAACGTATTCTGATTTGCCAGTAGCGTGGCTGGGATCGATAACGACGGGTAAGTGAGTTAGCGCTCGCAATACTGGCACAACGGATAAATCTAAAGTATTGCGAGTATATTGGGAATCAAAGCTACGAATGCCACGCTCGCATAAAATTACATTGGGATTGCCAGCATCAAGAATATATTCTGCTGCCATTAACCATTCTTCAATGGTGGCAGATAGTCCCCGCTTGAGCAAAACTGGTTTATTCTTAGCCCCTACCTTTCTTAGTAAAGGATAATTTTGCATATTACGCGCCCCAACTTGCAGGATATCGGCTACTGTGGCAACTTGCTCGACATCAGCAGTATCCATTACTTCCGTAACAATTCCCAAGCCTGTAGCTTCTCTTGCTTTTACGAGTAAGCCTAGCGCACTTTCACCGTGACCTTGGAAAGCATAGGGTGATGTCCGAGGTTTATAAGCTCCCCCTCTAAGAAACTGCGCTCCTGCGGCTTTTACTACCCTTGCTGTTTCGACAATCATCTCTTCGTTTTCTACCGAACATGGGCCAGCGATGACTACTAGAGGATAGTTTTGACCAAAGGTTACTGCACCATTAGGAGTGGTTACAGTTACTGCACTTGGTTTACCTTGACGAAATTCTAGACTAGCTCTTTTAAAGGGTTTTTCTACTCGTAAAACTTCTTCAATACAGGGGCTAATTTGTTTAATCTGATCGGGATTGATTTTAACTGTATCACCTAAAAGG
Encoded proteins:
- a CDS encoding anthranilate synthase codes for the protein MHLDPHFYTTQGGIFVSRTVDKISTQTALEEILLRLDSQRGGLLESQYEYPGRYNRWAIGFVNPPLELATRDNSFTLTAHNDRGIVLLEYLAEALSNLSGLVSLEKEERQLFGSVKPTKQVFSEEERSRQPSVFTVVREIIRLFSSSEDEHLGLYGAFGYDLVFQFEQMSKRQQRESDQRDLVLYLPDELLVVDYYQQQGYRLQYEFVTQNDTTKDLPRSGEKIDYKGKNLTPDRACDHQPGEYEDRVREALEYFRRGDLFEVVPSQNFSKHCTKSPTQLFRILKEINPSPYGFIFNLGGEYLIGASPEMFVKVNGRRVETCPISGTIRRGKDAIEDSLQIQKLLNSDKDKSELTMCTDVDRNDKSRICEPGSVRVIGRRQIEMYSHLIHTVDHVEGLMRAEFDALDAFLTHLWAVTVTGAPKRWAIEFIEQREGSARRWYGGAVGYLTFDGNLNTGLILRTIRLQNTIAEVRAGATVLYDSDPEAEAQETITKAAALFQTLEQAQNVSDRILVDSNLQQQQTEPGISKRVLLIDHEDSFVHTLANYIRQTGATVKTIRHGFAKSLLDEEQPDLVVLSPGPGRPTDFKVAATIAACQKRQIPIFGVCLGLQSIVEAFGGELGVLDYPQHGKVSQISVIADGSKLFQDLPTSFEVGRYHSLYALSDRLPAELKVTAITEDGVIMGIEHRTLPIAAVQFHPESIMTLDGGIGQSIIDNTIRNYTNPVNFSASSLVGNMT
- the trpA gene encoding tryptophan synthase subunit alpha is translated as MNTISQCFESLRQNNQPALIPFLTAGDPDLELTAEALKVLDANADFIELGVPYSDPLADGPVIQAAATRALEKGVKLASVLEMAQSLTRSLRSPLILFTYYNPILNLGIETFMQQLVIAGIKGLVVPDLPIEEADELLKQADAVGIEVILLVTPTSSKERIEVIAMKSRGFIYLVSVTGVTGVRSQIQTQVKDVIADIRSVTDKPIGVGFGISTPEQARQVIDWGADGVIVGSAFVQRLAEGTPYNRLRSVRDFCSELKTAIS
- a CDS encoding IS1 family transposase; translation: MDCPRCKSSPKKKNGFRPGKQSFRCKNCPKGYRFAYGCQYVENPIKRAYPAAEKQLCLKMYLNGMGFRAIARITEIDHTTIINWVEEAGESLSDEPQDSEIPEITEIDELQTFVGNKNNKFWIWTVKLSH
- the trpB gene encoding tryptophan synthase subunit beta; its protein translation is MLLDSTNTQPVNPTPAQQPDALGRFGKFGGKYVPETLMPALSELETALAKYRDDPQFQQEFQELLANYVGRPTPLYYAQRLSEYYARPDGIKPQIYLKREDLNHTGAHKINNAIGQVLLAKRMNKKRIIAETGAGQHGVATATVCARFGLECVIYMGIHDMERQALNVFRMRLMDAKVHPVEAGTGTLKDATSEAIRDWVTNVETTHYILGSVAGPHPYPMMVRDFQAIIGRETRGQSQQKWQGLPDILLACVGGGSNAMGLFHEFVREPSVRLIGVEAAGEGVDTGKHAATLTKGRTGVLHGAMSYLLQDEEGQIIEPHSISAGLDYPGVGPEHSYLKTSDRAEYYSVTDTQALAAFQLLSQLEGIIPALETSHAIAYLETLCPQLIGSPCIVICCSGRGDKDVHTVAKFLKDA
- the trpC gene encoding indole-3-glycerol phosphate synthase TrpC, with the translated sequence MIDMNVNPVRPKTILQEIADYKLQEVAQRTERLSLATLQEQIKTAPVTRNFLAALRQNSSKPSLIAEVKKASPSKGIIRADFEPSAIAQAYELGGATCLSVLTDEKFFQGSFANLQKVREKVTLPLLCKEFIIDPYQIYLARVNGADAILLIAAILSNEVLTEFIQIARSLDLTALIEVHTLGELDRVLTLFDVELIGINNRHLQDFSVDLQTTQRLLLQRQKQINSRRITIVSESGLSTPADLSFVAKAGATAVLVGESLIRQTNLKRAVKDLLNC
- the aroF gene encoding 3-deoxy-7-phosphoheptulonate synthase; translated protein: MIVIIKKRTPATEIKRITQELDCWKNINTEEIVGQSETVIALLGDTVKINPDQIKQISPCIEEVLRVEKPFKRASLEFRQGKPSAVTVTTPNGAVTFGQNYPLVVIAGPCSVENEEMIVETARVVKAAGAQFLRGGAYKPRTSPYAFQGHGESALGLLVKAREATGLGIVTEVMDTADVEQVATVADILQVGARNMQNYPLLRKVGAKNKPVLLKRGLSATIEEWLMAAEYILDAGNPNVILCERGIRSFDSQYTRNTLDLSVVPVLRALTHLPVVIDPSHATGKSEYVPTMAMAAIAAGTDSLMIEVHPNPAQAMSDGPQSLTPEGFSRLMHEVMPLAQFYGRGKTPSFPTGKKFQVNSWSESRF